The following are from one region of the Apostichopus japonicus isolate 1M-3 chromosome 17, ASM3797524v1, whole genome shotgun sequence genome:
- the LOC139984724 gene encoding uncharacterized protein isoform X2, translating into MQARTVNLTFVRESARYPCYTIKMRAVEIDFGSLGQVANEDREEAMEQVADVQQRKKRARRESPSMTNKSPVCRKYIKWSEKASKCVVENFDCYTKGLAEKKLQSRNEIEDFLEEGAIDHMFDWWTVRTKIFNETNKHRFRERARSVEMKML; encoded by the exons ATGCAAGCAAGAACGGTAAACCTAACTTTTGTTCGCGAATCGGCGCGGTATCCATGTTACACTATCAAAATGAGAGCCGTCGAGATTGACTTTGGAAGCCTAG GGCAGGTTGCGAATGAAGACCGAGAAGAGGCAATGG AACAGGTGGCTGATGTTCAACAGAGAAAAAAGAGAGCAAGAAGAGAATCCCCATCCATGACCAACAAGTCACCTGTAT GTAGGAAATACATTAAATGGAGTGAAAAGGCTTCAAAGTGTGTGGTGgaaaattttgactgttacaccAAAGGACTTGCAGAAAAGAAGCTCCAAA GTCGCAATGAGATTGAAGATTTTCTGGAGGAAGGAGCAATAGACCATATGTTTGATTGGTGGACCGTCAGAACAAAAATATTCAACGAGACTAATAAACATAGATTTAGGGAAAGGGCGAGATCAGTAGAGATGAAGATGTTATAG
- the LOC139984724 gene encoding uncharacterized protein isoform X1, whose translation MQARTVNLTFVRESARYPCYTIKMRAVEIDFGSLGQVANEDREEAMAEQVADVQQRKKRARRESPSMTNKSPVCRKYIKWSEKASKCVVENFDCYTKGLAEKKLQSRNEIEDFLEEGAIDHMFDWWTVRTKIFNETNKHRFRERARSVEMKML comes from the exons ATGCAAGCAAGAACGGTAAACCTAACTTTTGTTCGCGAATCGGCGCGGTATCCATGTTACACTATCAAAATGAGAGCCGTCGAGATTGACTTTGGAAGCCTAG GGCAGGTTGCGAATGAAGACCGAGAAGAGGCAATGG CAGAACAGGTGGCTGATGTTCAACAGAGAAAAAAGAGAGCAAGAAGAGAATCCCCATCCATGACCAACAAGTCACCTGTAT GTAGGAAATACATTAAATGGAGTGAAAAGGCTTCAAAGTGTGTGGTGgaaaattttgactgttacaccAAAGGACTTGCAGAAAAGAAGCTCCAAA GTCGCAATGAGATTGAAGATTTTCTGGAGGAAGGAGCAATAGACCATATGTTTGATTGGTGGACCGTCAGAACAAAAATATTCAACGAGACTAATAAACATAGATTTAGGGAAAGGGCGAGATCAGTAGAGATGAAGATGTTATAG